In a single window of the Myxococcus fulvus genome:
- the cas5c gene encoding type I-C CRISPR-associated protein Cas5c — MKTSKRFRVRAGGPMACFTRPEMKAERMSYEVMTPSAARGVLEAILWKPAIRWQVHEIAVLAPVKWTSFRRNEVNSRAVVGKFDYVADEDRAQRNTVALRDVDYAITASFSLVPGKAGSEDNVRKFEEMFERRLEKGQFFHAPYLGCREFAARVEPMGEDLRPVDLEVERRPLGLVFYDFEFGESTRPLFFEAYLDRGVLHVPGRDEVLKQNGGRP; from the coding sequence ATGAAGACGAGCAAGCGGTTTCGCGTGCGGGCTGGAGGTCCCATGGCCTGCTTCACACGTCCGGAGATGAAGGCTGAGCGGATGAGCTACGAGGTGATGACGCCTTCGGCGGCTCGAGGCGTGCTGGAGGCCATCCTGTGGAAGCCGGCCATTCGCTGGCAGGTCCACGAGATTGCCGTCCTTGCTCCCGTGAAGTGGACGAGCTTCCGCCGCAACGAGGTGAACAGCCGCGCGGTGGTGGGGAAGTTCGACTACGTGGCGGATGAGGACCGCGCGCAGCGCAACACGGTGGCGCTGCGTGACGTGGACTACGCCATCACCGCGTCGTTCTCGCTCGTGCCGGGCAAGGCGGGCTCCGAGGACAACGTCCGCAAGTTCGAGGAGATGTTCGAGCGGCGACTGGAGAAGGGACAGTTCTTCCATGCGCCGTACCTCGGCTGCCGCGAGTTCGCCGCGCGCGTGGAGCCGATGGGGGAGGACCTCCGGCCCGTGGACCTGGAGGTCGAGCGCAGACCGCTGGGGCTCGTGTTCTACGACTTCGAGTTCGGTGAATCGACGCGTCCGCTGTTCTTCGAGGCGTACCTGGACCGGGGCGTGCTCCACGTCCCGGGCCGGGACGAGGTGCTCAAGCAGAATGGAGGCCGGCCATGA
- the cas8c gene encoding type I-C CRISPR-associated protein Cas8c/Csd1, whose amino-acid sequence MMLTALNDFARARGLIDDPLYELKPVDFLIRLDVKGKFKGLEYTQDENGRGIARRIPRLPARSMNVAAGFLADNTKYVLGHDPEAREGKAGKGVARLAAFVKLVKEAVAETDVPELRAVEKFLESDAARAAALADRNPEETWTGSEMLAFVVGDSLDPVHQLPEVHAWWVKRRARAATQGKVGLCLVTGTIGVVERTHRKLMNVPETQGSGASLVSFKPSAFESHGLKQGDNAPISQQAALGYVLALNELLRRSDERRFRQGVQLGEDSVMLFWTNSTAAQERELQDVMDPTEESLRKLIESPLKGLERAEFDTKRFYAVTLAGNSGRVAVRDWFQASIGEVKQNLRRYFADLSLGEDTRLKPTPIWRLLKAVEAPSGRGLPSNVATRMMGAAIRGHAFPRQLLSAALDRLRLPPSDDKFEREQLRLRIALIKATLIRLSRSGPASVEVSVSLDKANTSQPYVLGRLFAVLERLQGAALGDINASIRDRYFGAASRNPATVFPRLIQLSVHHAAKAESGGWLEKKKGEVMALLPPEKPFPPVLTLENQGLFAVGYYHQREEFFTKRPQAEGKAAKDAPSEADD is encoded by the coding sequence ATGATGCTCACGGCGCTCAACGACTTCGCGCGGGCGCGAGGATTGATTGACGATCCGCTCTACGAGTTGAAGCCCGTGGACTTCCTCATCCGCCTGGATGTGAAGGGGAAGTTCAAAGGGTTGGAGTACACGCAGGACGAGAATGGACGGGGCATCGCTCGACGGATTCCTCGGCTTCCTGCGCGCTCGATGAATGTCGCCGCCGGGTTCCTGGCGGACAACACCAAGTACGTGTTGGGACATGACCCGGAGGCTCGCGAGGGGAAGGCGGGCAAGGGCGTTGCACGGCTCGCGGCGTTCGTGAAGCTGGTGAAAGAAGCAGTGGCTGAGACGGACGTCCCCGAGCTTCGGGCTGTAGAAAAATTCCTCGAGAGCGATGCCGCACGCGCAGCAGCACTCGCGGATCGGAACCCAGAGGAGACTTGGACGGGCTCGGAGATGCTCGCGTTCGTCGTGGGCGACTCGCTCGACCCCGTGCATCAGCTTCCCGAGGTTCATGCATGGTGGGTGAAGCGCAGAGCGCGGGCTGCAACCCAGGGCAAGGTCGGACTGTGTCTGGTGACTGGAACAATAGGGGTAGTGGAGAGGACGCATCGGAAGTTGATGAATGTTCCGGAGACTCAGGGCTCTGGGGCGTCCTTGGTATCATTCAAGCCAAGCGCTTTTGAGTCACATGGCCTGAAGCAGGGTGACAACGCACCCATCTCCCAACAGGCCGCACTCGGGTATGTGCTTGCACTCAATGAGCTGCTTCGCAGGTCGGACGAGCGCCGCTTCCGGCAAGGGGTTCAGCTCGGAGAGGACTCGGTGATGCTGTTCTGGACGAACAGTACGGCGGCGCAGGAGCGGGAGTTGCAGGATGTGATGGACCCGACCGAAGAGAGTTTGCGCAAGCTCATTGAGTCTCCACTCAAGGGCTTGGAGCGGGCGGAGTTCGATACGAAGCGCTTCTATGCTGTCACTCTCGCCGGTAACTCGGGGCGTGTCGCCGTACGTGATTGGTTCCAGGCGAGCATTGGCGAGGTGAAGCAGAACCTTCGTCGCTACTTCGCGGACTTGAGCCTGGGCGAGGACACGAGACTCAAGCCCACTCCCATCTGGCGTCTCCTCAAAGCCGTGGAGGCACCTTCAGGTCGGGGGCTGCCTTCGAATGTCGCGACGCGGATGATGGGCGCGGCCATCCGAGGACATGCGTTCCCTCGCCAGCTCCTTTCCGCGGCGCTGGACCGGCTGAGGTTGCCGCCTTCGGACGACAAGTTCGAGCGCGAGCAACTCCGCCTCCGTATTGCGCTCATCAAGGCCACCCTCATCCGTCTTTCCCGCAGTGGACCCGCTTCCGTGGAGGTTTCCGTGTCATTGGATAAAGCCAACACTTCCCAGCCCTATGTCCTCGGGCGCCTCTTCGCCGTGCTGGAGCGTCTGCAGGGCGCGGCGTTGGGTGACATCAATGCCTCCATCCGGGACCGCTACTTCGGTGCGGCTTCGCGAAACCCCGCCACCGTCTTCCCCCGGCTGATTCAGCTCTCCGTGCATCACGCTGCGAAGGCGGAGTCGGGCGGATGGCTGGAGAAGAAGAAGGGTGAGGTGATGGCGCTGCTGCCGCCGGAGAAACCCTTCCCGCCAGTGCTCACCTTGGAGAATCAGGGACTCTTCGCTGTGGGCTACTACCACCAGCGCGAGGAGTTCTTCACGAAGCGTCCGCAGGCCGAAGGCAAGGCCGCGAAGGACGCCCCCTCCGAAGCCGACGACTGA
- the cas7c gene encoding type I-C CRISPR-associated protein Cas7/Csd2: MSELKNRHDFVLLFDVQDGNPNGDPDAGNLPRIDPETGDGLVTDVSLKRKVRNFVLLTQEKKPGFDIFVKEKAVLNACIDAAYEGLGIDLKAKPKSGKDGKKREKEGRAQGSEVEDGRKWMCKTFFDVRTFGAVMSTGANAGQVRGPVQLTFARSVSPIVSQEHSITRMAVATEAEAEKQKGDNRTMGRKNTVPYGLYRAHGFVSPHLAKQTGFSSGDLDLLFKALLNMFELDRSAARGLMSMRKVIVFKHGSELGNAPAHALFDRVHVDRVQTEKPVRSFKDYKVKVDTAGMPKGVEVMDLAG, encoded by the coding sequence ATGTCCGAGCTCAAAAACCGCCACGACTTCGTCCTGCTGTTCGACGTCCAGGATGGCAACCCCAATGGAGACCCCGACGCGGGCAACCTGCCACGCATCGATCCGGAGACGGGCGATGGCCTGGTTACCGACGTGAGCCTCAAGCGCAAGGTGCGCAACTTCGTCCTGCTCACCCAGGAGAAGAAGCCGGGGTTCGACATCTTCGTGAAGGAGAAGGCTGTCCTGAACGCCTGCATCGACGCGGCCTATGAGGGCTTGGGCATCGACCTGAAGGCGAAGCCCAAGAGCGGCAAGGATGGGAAGAAGCGCGAGAAGGAGGGCAGGGCCCAGGGCTCTGAGGTCGAGGATGGGCGCAAGTGGATGTGCAAGACCTTCTTCGACGTGCGCACCTTCGGCGCCGTCATGTCCACGGGCGCCAACGCGGGACAGGTACGCGGGCCGGTGCAGCTCACGTTCGCCCGTTCGGTGAGCCCCATCGTCTCGCAGGAGCACTCGATCACCCGCATGGCCGTGGCGACGGAGGCCGAGGCGGAGAAGCAGAAGGGCGACAATCGCACCATGGGGCGCAAGAACACGGTGCCGTACGGGCTCTATCGCGCGCATGGCTTCGTCTCACCGCACCTGGCGAAGCAGACGGGCTTCAGCTCGGGTGACCTGGACCTGTTGTTCAAGGCGCTCCTGAACATGTTCGAACTGGACCGCAGCGCGGCGCGCGGCCTGATGTCCATGCGCAAGGTCATCGTCTTCAAGCACGGGTCTGAGTTGGGCAATGCGCCTGCGCACGCGCTGTTCGACCGGGTGCATGTGGATCGCGTGCAGACGGAGAAGCCGGTGCGCTCCTTCAAGGATTACAAGGTGAAGGTGGACACGGCGGGGATGCCCAAAGGGGTAGAGGTGATGGACTTGGCGGGATGA
- a CDS encoding AHH domain-containing protein: MKWASVASLLLLAVGCSTTRVVHIDVGNGQRVVHEPVEVAPVEVSEEEFKSALTRIILDMRMDVAFRDADELDARGWERSRTLLASAKGLADSRSGTSPEALYSRICPDVDDCLTLVDGTGLTFSRMDRTLMALSFALDTVWESVEAEVGKMLNPAALKAMVTSAALTVLITMTLPEPVTKVIAVALTAAMVAYLGVVPVWEIGRGFVQLWDDAGTAMSVIELQDIGRGFGKVLGANGTRVLVLVVMAALGGKSAMASQGPKLPGFPQAALRVQSEAGFQLSAALNGGVSSIALPAAGVLSVTLAPGAAAALAMYSDGRHPGDAEGPVHHICTNKNLVSPASGGPWTPLCEEVFARAGMSLEDVANKVRLSGHQGPHPRAYHEAVLRRLNDALGKCRNKDACRSRLLEELAKISDDLLRSDSELRRLIVPSEG; this comes from the coding sequence ATGAAATGGGCTTCAGTCGCTTCGTTGCTGCTTCTTGCCGTGGGGTGCTCAACTACCCGAGTCGTCCATATCGATGTCGGCAATGGACAGCGGGTTGTCCACGAACCGGTGGAGGTCGCTCCAGTCGAGGTGAGCGAGGAAGAGTTCAAGTCTGCTCTCACCCGAATTATCCTCGATATGCGCATGGACGTTGCCTTCCGGGACGCCGATGAACTGGATGCGCGAGGGTGGGAGCGGTCCAGGACGCTGCTCGCTTCCGCGAAGGGCCTTGCGGACTCCCGCTCGGGGACTTCACCCGAGGCCTTGTACTCGCGCATCTGTCCCGATGTGGACGACTGTCTGACCCTCGTCGATGGAACGGGGCTGACGTTCTCACGAATGGACCGGACGCTCATGGCGCTGTCCTTCGCGCTCGATACCGTGTGGGAGAGTGTCGAAGCGGAAGTCGGCAAGATGCTGAACCCGGCCGCACTCAAGGCCATGGTGACCTCAGCCGCGCTGACCGTGCTGATCACGATGACCCTGCCCGAACCCGTCACCAAGGTCATCGCGGTGGCACTGACGGCGGCGATGGTGGCCTATCTGGGCGTCGTGCCGGTCTGGGAGATTGGACGCGGCTTCGTCCAATTGTGGGATGATGCGGGAACGGCGATGAGCGTCATCGAGTTGCAGGACATTGGTCGTGGCTTCGGAAAGGTTCTTGGCGCGAACGGCACACGTGTCCTGGTGCTCGTCGTCATGGCCGCCCTTGGTGGAAAGAGCGCGATGGCGAGCCAAGGGCCGAAGCTCCCCGGGTTTCCGCAGGCCGCGCTCCGGGTGCAGAGTGAGGCTGGCTTCCAACTCAGTGCGGCGTTGAATGGTGGCGTGTCATCCATTGCGCTGCCCGCCGCTGGCGTGCTGAGCGTGACACTGGCCCCAGGGGCTGCGGCGGCTCTCGCGATGTATTCGGACGGACGGCATCCGGGTGATGCGGAAGGCCCGGTCCATCACATCTGCACGAACAAGAATCTGGTCTCTCCGGCCTCTGGTGGCCCGTGGACGCCGTTGTGCGAAGAAGTCTTCGCCCGCGCAGGGATGTCCCTGGAGGATGTGGCCAACAAGGTGCGCCTGAGCGGGCATCAGGGACCCCATCCGCGCGCATACCATGAGGCCGTGTTACGGAGGCTGAATGATGCGCTCGGAAAGTGCCGGAACAAGGACGCATGCCGGAGCCGATTGCTCGAGGAACTCGCGAAGATCTCCGACGACCTCCTGAGGTCAGATTCCGAGCTTCGACGCCTGATCGTTCCCAGCGAGGGTTAG
- a CDS encoding imm11 family protein: MPDENFYDIGIADLPQWVLELPVPAVGGELEDPWMFSDGRLLPDPGLLRSSPFRDGPQRSFSVANSGRTPIADEQVARVFRKLAPDDVQVFPIEVEGAKTPLYIINATRCFQCVDEENSLEVQRYPPEGVAPERVGTYRAIHGLRIDLAKTSGARVFRIQGYSSALIVSEELKRALEEVGNLGVSFERVTGPR, from the coding sequence ATGCCTGACGAGAACTTCTACGACATCGGAATTGCGGATCTCCCTCAGTGGGTCCTGGAGCTACCTGTTCCGGCTGTTGGTGGCGAACTGGAAGACCCCTGGATGTTCAGCGATGGGAGACTCTTGCCAGACCCAGGACTTTTGAGAAGCAGCCCGTTCCGTGACGGACCGCAGAGGTCCTTCTCGGTGGCGAATTCGGGGCGAACTCCTATCGCGGATGAACAGGTCGCGAGGGTCTTCCGCAAGCTGGCTCCCGATGACGTCCAGGTCTTCCCCATCGAGGTCGAGGGTGCGAAGACGCCGCTCTACATCATCAATGCAACCCGGTGCTTCCAGTGTGTCGATGAAGAGAACTCGTTGGAGGTGCAGCGCTACCCTCCAGAGGGCGTCGCGCCCGAAAGGGTGGGGACGTACCGTGCAATCCATGGGTTGCGTATAGACCTCGCCAAGACCTCAGGAGCCCGCGTCTTCCGGATACAGGGTTACTCCTCCGCGCTCATCGTCTCCGAGGAACTCAAGCGCGCGCTGGAGGAGGTCGGAAACCTTGGCGTTTCATTCGAGCGTGTCACTGGACCGCGCTGA